A section of the Spirosoma pollinicola genome encodes:
- a CDS encoding CsgG/HfaB family protein: MKIRLLTLIQVVILSGLISGLTGCTAFFHQPTQPRRARLGEETPTTVSLRQLPLAKEKVVAAVYKFRDLTGQYKQTETGTGFSTAVTQGTTNILLKALEESGWFIAIERENVSNLLNERKIVRSSVAQFKEGENLPPLLFAGIILEGGVVSYDANIITGGGGVQYFGAGASTQYRQDRVTVYLRAVSTKSGKILKTIYTSKTILSQTVNASLFRYVDFKRLLETETGLTTTEPGQLAVTEAIEKAVEGLIIEGVRDGLWSPADKSAGAMKTTLEAYEKEKTIMSETDVFGLRKEIAPPFLSLHPYAGVLRYYGDYARHTLKGSYGASLDFHITPVFGIQVNGATGVLASEGAFSRNITSLEGNLIIRPMPYERWTPLLFIGAGTVSQSGSSPFRFQGASYLQAQGGLGVQFSASKAIGFRSTISYNQPFTDALDGRIAGTRNDYYLRGTLGLVIHIGRFSLPKSRPLTTQGVFQQATPLNTTPKN, translated from the coding sequence ATGAAGATACGTTTACTTACCTTAATTCAAGTAGTTATTCTGAGCGGCCTGATTAGCGGGCTAACGGGTTGTACCGCCTTTTTTCATCAGCCTACTCAGCCCCGGCGTGCCCGGCTGGGCGAAGAAACACCCACTACCGTTTCTCTCCGTCAACTGCCTTTGGCTAAAGAAAAGGTTGTAGCTGCCGTTTACAAATTTCGGGATTTAACAGGCCAGTATAAGCAAACCGAGACAGGCACCGGCTTTTCGACGGCGGTTACGCAGGGCACAACCAATATTTTGCTGAAAGCACTTGAAGAGAGTGGCTGGTTCATTGCTATTGAGCGCGAGAACGTCAGCAATCTGCTTAACGAACGAAAAATTGTACGCTCCAGCGTCGCGCAGTTTAAAGAGGGTGAAAACCTGCCCCCGCTCTTGTTTGCCGGTATTATTCTGGAAGGTGGCGTTGTCTCCTACGATGCCAACATTATTACCGGTGGCGGTGGAGTTCAGTACTTTGGGGCGGGTGCCTCAACACAGTATCGTCAGGATCGGGTAACGGTCTATTTACGGGCAGTTTCGACAAAATCAGGCAAGATTTTAAAAACGATTTACACATCCAAAACCATTCTGTCTCAAACTGTTAACGCCAGCTTGTTTCGGTATGTGGATTTCAAGCGGTTACTCGAAACAGAAACCGGCCTGACCACAACCGAGCCGGGCCAACTGGCTGTGACAGAAGCCATCGAAAAGGCGGTCGAAGGCTTGATCATCGAAGGCGTTCGGGATGGTTTATGGTCGCCCGCCGACAAGTCGGCAGGTGCCATGAAAACCACGCTTGAGGCTTACGAGAAAGAGAAAACTATTATGAGTGAGACCGACGTGTTTGGTCTACGCAAGGAGATTGCTCCGCCTTTTCTTAGTCTCCATCCCTATGCCGGTGTGCTGCGCTACTATGGCGATTACGCCCGGCATACCCTTAAAGGCAGCTACGGTGCATCGCTGGACTTCCACATTACCCCCGTTTTTGGGATACAGGTAAATGGTGCCACCGGTGTTCTGGCCAGTGAGGGGGCTTTTTCCAGAAATATAACCTCGCTGGAGGGTAATCTCATTATTCGCCCAATGCCCTATGAACGCTGGACACCTTTGCTGTTTATTGGTGCCGGAACGGTGTCGCAAAGCGGGTCGTCGCCCTTCCGGTTTCAGGGAGCCAGCTATTTACAGGCGCAGGGGGGGCTGGGGGTACAGTTCTCGGCGAGTAAGGCGATTGGCTTTCGCTCAACGATCTCCTACAATCAACCCTTTACTGATGCGCTGGACGGAAGAATAGCGGGAACGCGAAACGATTATTACCTGCGCGGAACCCTGGGGTTAGTGATTCACATCGGTCGATTCTCCCTGCCCAAATCCCGCCCGTTAACCACTCAGGGAGTATTCCAACAGGCAACACCACTTAATACGACGCCAAAAAATTAA
- a CDS encoding carboxypeptidase regulatory-like domain-containing protein, producing the protein MKSLLYLITLAAGMSIFWGCNEDVYVDPIQLSTVRGRVLYSVNQQPIRNASVTLSPTSRVVTTDSSGNFRFDSVLVGSYTLRVSKTNYGTESSTITVTADAVPLVTVQLTDDLTQNRPPTAPTLVSPATNSNAQSTTLTLKWTATDSNRDSLTYDVLLFRGGSSTPSASYTGLTVDTLTVSNLDYSTTYLWQVIVKDGINTVNGPIWSFTTGEVPDYSYVFARRINGQYQLFTANATGPVAQLTRNGSNWRPVVSPNRQQIAFISNVTTDLQLFVMNANGSNLKQVTTVPIAGLYQTDLSFCWSPDGTQLLYPNNDRLFAIRTDGTGLRTVAQAPSGRIFAGCDWTPQGNRIAARTTGTSVYDNEITTFQDDGSGVKSVYSKRNSRVGNPVFSVNGRQLVFSADASGFMNEQGRQLDARLYLLDLSTDGVVDLSTSQSSATNPGQLSKPAGTNDVDPRFSPNGSQVIFTNMDNTGNGTRSVYTVDLTGTSQIIQNRKLLFTSAEMPYWRQ; encoded by the coding sequence ATGAAATCTCTTCTTTATCTCATTACGCTTGCTGCGGGTATGTCTATCTTCTGGGGTTGTAATGAGGATGTTTATGTAGATCCGATTCAACTATCTACCGTGCGGGGCCGGGTTCTGTATAGTGTTAACCAGCAACCAATTCGCAATGCGAGTGTAACCCTTTCGCCTACCAGCCGGGTCGTTACCACCGATTCATCAGGCAACTTCCGCTTCGATAGTGTACTGGTAGGCAGCTATACACTTAGAGTATCGAAAACTAATTATGGCACCGAGTCATCGACGATTACCGTAACGGCCGATGCAGTTCCCCTAGTTACGGTTCAGCTAACGGACGACCTAACGCAAAATCGCCCCCCAACGGCCCCCACCCTGGTTTCACCCGCCACAAACAGCAATGCTCAATCGACAACACTAACCCTCAAATGGACAGCTACCGACTCAAATCGGGATAGCCTGACGTATGATGTGCTGTTATTCAGGGGTGGGAGTTCGACACCTTCGGCTTCGTATACGGGCCTGACCGTCGATACGTTGACCGTGTCAAACCTCGACTATAGCACAACCTATTTGTGGCAGGTAATTGTCAAAGACGGAATCAACACCGTCAATGGCCCCATCTGGTCGTTCACAACCGGCGAGGTACCCGATTACAGCTATGTATTTGCCCGGAGAATAAACGGCCAGTACCAGCTTTTTACGGCCAACGCAACTGGTCCGGTGGCACAACTAACGCGGAATGGCAGCAACTGGCGACCCGTCGTTAGCCCAAACCGACAGCAGATCGCGTTCATTTCCAACGTGACTACCGACCTGCAACTGTTTGTTATGAATGCCAATGGCAGCAACCTAAAGCAGGTGACTACGGTACCCATTGCCGGGCTGTATCAAACTGATTTGTCGTTTTGCTGGTCGCCGGATGGAACGCAGTTGCTCTATCCAAACAACGACAGACTTTTTGCCATACGCACCGACGGAACGGGCCTTCGCACGGTGGCGCAGGCTCCTTCGGGGCGCATTTTTGCCGGGTGCGACTGGACGCCCCAGGGCAATCGGATTGCCGCCCGAACCACAGGAACGAGTGTGTATGATAACGAAATCACCACGTTTCAGGACGATGGATCGGGGGTAAAATCTGTTTACAGCAAGAGAAACAGCCGGGTTGGCAATCCTGTTTTCTCGGTAAATGGACGTCAATTGGTTTTCTCAGCCGATGCCAGTGGATTTATGAATGAACAGGGCCGTCAGCTCGACGCCCGCCTTTACCTGCTCGATCTGTCGACGGATGGAGTTGTTGATTTATCAACCTCGCAAAGCTCTGCCACTAATCCCGGCCAATTGAGCAAACCAGCCGGTACAAATGATGTAGACCCCCGATTTTCGCCTAATGGCTCGCAGGTTATTTTCACCAATATGGACAATACAGGAAACGGAACGCGATCCGTCTACACCGTTGATCTGACCGGAACCAGTCAGATAATCCAAAACCGAAAACTGTTATTTACATCTGCCGAGATGCCTTACTGGCGGCAGTAG
- a CDS encoding glycerol-3-phosphate dehydrogenase/oxidase, with the protein MDRQKNWERLQQETFDICIIGAGASGAGSALDAALRGYRVALIDRGDFSGETSSRSTKLIHGGVRYLEQAIKKLDLAQLRQVRHGLAERRTVIRNAPHLAHPLAILTPVFSWFEGMYMTVGLTLYDFIAGHDAFPKGRWLKQAEALDKSPMLTRQMHSAVLYYDGQFNDARYALALTHSADEAGAAVVNYVAVTGFGRENGQLKTAVATDQLTGETISIRASVFLNCTGPYADAVRLLANPGLEPRIRPSKGVHIVLPRETLQSDYAILIPKTKDGRVVFAIPFGDKVFVGTTDNDYSDLTEEPVLEPDEVDYLLETVRPYLAKMPERSDVQAGFGGIRPLIVSSRADTKTLLRDHEVEHDSESGLLSLLGGKWTTYRLMAQDAIDRAGELLKKTVPGRTETHYLVGGEGYNLDDWKQLQSKYKLPEDVCQHLMRTYGNRAGKVAQLTKVQPVLAEKLTESQPFIGAEVIYQVREEMAVTVRDVLARRWRLELSNWQLTARLTPQVADLMAAELSWSETHRTSQINAYQSLLATFTKQAGLTSEQSTLAAN; encoded by the coding sequence ATGGATCGGCAAAAAAACTGGGAGCGGCTACAACAGGAAACATTCGACATTTGTATAATTGGAGCCGGTGCAAGCGGGGCCGGGTCAGCATTGGATGCGGCTCTGCGCGGCTACCGGGTTGCTCTGATTGACCGGGGAGATTTTTCCGGCGAAACCTCATCCCGATCCACTAAGTTGATTCATGGTGGCGTTCGATACCTGGAACAAGCCATCAAAAAGCTCGATCTGGCGCAATTACGGCAGGTTCGTCATGGACTGGCCGAACGCCGGACGGTTATCCGAAATGCGCCACATCTGGCGCATCCGCTGGCTATTCTTACGCCGGTATTCAGTTGGTTTGAGGGTATGTATATGACCGTTGGCCTGACGCTCTACGATTTCATTGCCGGGCATGATGCCTTCCCTAAAGGTCGCTGGCTCAAGCAAGCCGAAGCACTTGACAAAAGTCCGATGCTGACGCGCCAGATGCACAGTGCTGTTCTCTATTATGATGGTCAATTCAATGATGCCCGCTATGCGCTCGCGCTGACGCACTCGGCCGATGAGGCTGGGGCTGCGGTAGTCAACTACGTGGCTGTTACCGGCTTTGGCCGAGAGAACGGTCAACTCAAAACGGCTGTAGCGACAGATCAACTAACGGGAGAAACCATATCCATTCGGGCAAGCGTATTTCTGAACTGTACCGGTCCCTACGCCGATGCTGTTCGGCTATTAGCTAACCCGGGTCTTGAGCCGCGTATCCGCCCCAGCAAGGGCGTTCATATTGTGCTGCCGCGCGAAACGCTGCAAAGCGATTACGCAATTTTGATCCCTAAAACGAAAGATGGCCGGGTTGTATTCGCCATTCCGTTTGGCGACAAAGTGTTTGTTGGTACAACAGATAACGACTACTCGGATTTGACGGAGGAGCCTGTACTGGAACCCGACGAGGTCGATTACCTCCTCGAAACGGTACGGCCTTACTTAGCTAAAATGCCGGAACGGAGTGATGTACAGGCAGGCTTTGGTGGTATTCGCCCGCTTATTGTGAGTAGCCGCGCCGATACGAAAACACTGCTTCGCGACCACGAAGTTGAGCACGATTCAGAATCCGGTTTGCTGAGTTTGCTTGGCGGGAAGTGGACAACCTACCGGCTCATGGCCCAGGATGCCATTGACCGAGCCGGAGAACTGTTGAAAAAAACAGTGCCCGGCCGTACCGAAACCCATTATCTGGTTGGGGGCGAAGGGTATAATCTCGACGATTGGAAACAACTGCAAAGCAAGTATAAGTTGCCCGAAGATGTTTGTCAGCACCTTATGCGGACGTACGGAAATCGGGCTGGGAAAGTAGCTCAGTTGACAAAAGTGCAGCCAGTTCTAGCTGAAAAGTTAACGGAGAGCCAGCCGTTTATTGGTGCCGAGGTGATCTATCAGGTTCGCGAAGAAATGGCCGTCACAGTACGCGATGTACTGGCGCGACGGTGGCGTCTGGAATTATCTAACTGGCAATTGACCGCCCGGCTAACCCCACAAGTTGCCGACCTTATGGCGGCAGAATTAAGTTGGAGCGAAACCCATCGAACGAGCCAGATCAATGCTTACCAAAGCTTGCTGGCAACCTTTACCAAACAGGCCGGCCTCACCTCCGAACAGTCCACACTAGCAGCGAATTGA